The nucleotide sequence CATGAGGAGGACTTCGAGCAACAGCTTGCGGCAGACCATGCGTGGGAGTTGCAGTGGCAGCCACTTCTGCGTCCAGCGCGTATGGCGGCGCTGGAGGTCCGTGATCAAGCTTTGCGCGGCCTCCTCCTGGAAGGACTCAACTATGTGCAGAGCCTAGACATGATGGAGTATGCGTTTTTTCGCAAGAGTCGCACCTGGGTGCTGACAGAGGCCGTGACCCACATGATCGAGTGCGCCTACGCCTGGCGTCTCAGAGAAGACTTGCCTCCGGCGAGTCCTGCCTTCAGTCGCGTCCAGGACTCGTACCAGCAAAAGACCGAGGAATGGGAGTACACGATGCAGGCCCAGGATGAGGAGCGGGAGCGTCGGCGCCGCGCGACCTCGGACGAGGGCAGCGTCTCGGGCGCAGGCTAGTCGCGGCAGGTGCGGTCTGACGTCACGATCGCGATGGAACGATTCCTTAGGATCGTTTCTGAAGCATGGCGAAGTCGTTCGAGGCCCCGCGACTCTATCTTCGTCGTGCCATGCGATACCACGATGAGGCATGCCACTTATCGATGCGACGTTTTTGTATGCAGCAGTCCAACTGCGCCCTGTCTTCTACAGCAAGGCTAGCGGCCATCTGGTGTCCTCCGAGAACCGAGCAAGCGGCTTCATCGTCAGCGCCTGGGGGACGGATGAAGCGGAGACATGGGGCCGGAAGAGCGAGACTGGTCAAGACAGGTACTTGGTGACGAACCGACACGTCCTGGACCCGAATTTCCGGCAACCGCGTGGTTGGGCGCTCGGCGGCTTAACGATTCGTGGGCACCATCAGCCCACCGATCCAGAGCAGCTCCCTACCCCGCAAGAGGTAACGCTCAAGCAGCCTGACGTCATGTTCCCGTCCGGTCCTGTCGACCTTGCCTTTGTACGTCTAGATTCGACAAGAGAGGCGGCATCAGCGAAGTTCAACGCTCTTGAACCCTCAGCTCTAGCAGGTAAGGAGCATTTCGAGAGCGGGAGGATCACTGTTGGAACCCCCGTGCTCGCATCTGGCTATCCCGGCATCGGTGGTGTCAGCGCGGACCGTCCCATTCTGGTGGGCGGCGTCGTCGCAAGCGATCCGCGCTATCCCGCAGCGATCGGGGAACTCTGCAAGCCCGGCGAGGTGCTATGTCATTCTTTCAGCTGGAGTGGAATGTCCGGTGCGCCTGTGCTCTGCCGTATTCCCCACCCCACTGTGGATTGGGAGTCGTTGGAGACCAACAGCTTCGACCAGGCGTTCCTCGCCGGTGTCAACGTCGGTCACGTGGACATCAACGGAGACACGACGGCTGCGGGCACTTTGACGCGATTCATCCGCTCCGACATCGTAGTCGATCTCCTTCGTGGAGCAGGAGCCAAGGGCGTGTGGCGGACCTAACGCGAGTGCACAGGCATACACAGTTCAGCCCGCTTACTCAGCGACATTTCTAAGGGCCAAGATCCTCGGCATTTGGCAATGCGATACGGGCAGCTCCAATGCCATCAGCCCAGACCAGGATGGCGGATGGCGCGGGCAGCCAGCGGTGGCGTGCCACAGTTGCCCGAAACAGGGCATGTGGGGAACGCTCGCCTCGAAAAAGCCCCGATTTGTGGATCAAGCACCTCCCGCAGACCGGGGCTCTTCTCCACGCGCACGGTCCAACTTGGGCTCAAAGTCGCACCGAGACGTCGAGGTACGGAGTGTCGGTAACAGGTCGGTCATGAGCTGCGTGCGCGGGAGACGGGGGGTGGGCGGGTGGGTACGGTCGGTACGCCATGTGCGTGGTCTGCGAGGGGATTTGGGATGACGGGTGTGGAGATCGCTGTCGCGACCTCGTCGCACAGCGCTCCCAGGCCCTGTCCATGCTCCCCAGCCGCGAAAAAACTGACGCCCTCCTCCGCCGGCGGTTTCCTCGCTCGTCGCCCCCGGGGCCGCCACGCGATTTGTGTACGAACCCGACTCCCGAGGGCCCCCATCACCGTTTTGATGGCCCTGCAACGGTGCGCCCGGCTGTATGAGTTGGCCTGCCTCTCTCCCCCTGTCCTCCCCGTGTGGGCAGGAGGTGAGCCAGCACAGGAGGCTGGCCACACTGCTGCAACCGGCCGGCATTCCCCCCCCTGGACGGGAAGAAAAGGCCCGCGCCTGCCCCCCTGCCTCTCCTTGAACGCACGTCGTCCCTGGCATGGGAGCCGTGCCCGACGACTTCGAACTCCCTGACCGCGGCCTGTACCTAGTCATCAGCTGCCCTCTTTGAGGGGCCGCTCCGCCCCCGGGAGCTCGGGCTGCCCGGGGCGGTAGTCGGCGGGAGAGGGCCGGCCGATCCGGGAACGGACCGCCTCTTCACCCGTGTGACCTGGGCTTTTCGGCTGAGACTGAATACCTCACCGAATTGTCCCAACTCAGGCATCATCAGTGGCGGAGTGCCGCCCGGGAAGCGGGTGACACGGGCCAGGCACTGGAGGAACTATGCGGTTCTTACACAGCAGAACAGCGTCGACGGCGTTGGCGTTCGCGCTGACCGTCGGTTTGGCCGCCGTGGCCTCCGGCTCCGCCTCCGCCGATCCGAACGGCTCAGTGACCCCGGGCCGTTCACAAGCCGAGCGCACTGCCGGCAACATCCCGCGCCCCTTGGCCTTGCCCGGGATCAGAAACGCCAACAGCGGCAAATGCCTGCTCGTCCGAGGGACCGCCGACAACGCACCTGTAGTGCAGATCAGCTGCGATTCGCAGTACCGCGACCAGTTGTGGCAGATCGAACCCATCGACGGCGAGGGCCGGGTCCGCATCCGCAACCTGAACAGCAACAAATGCCTCCTGGTCAGAGGAATCGCCGAAGGCGCCCAAGCGGTTCAGACCACGTGCGCGAACTACATCGACCAGTACTGGATCCTCACTGCCGACAGCCTCCCCGGCACCACACAGATAGCGAACGCCAACAGCTACAAGTGCCTGGTTGCACGAGGAACGGCAGACAACGCCCCTGTGGTGCAGACCGCATGTGGGCAATACCGT is from Streptomyces sp. NBC_00370 and encodes:
- a CDS encoding trypsin-like peptidase domain-containing protein, yielding MPLIDATFLYAAVQLRPVFYSKASGHLVSSENRASGFIVSAWGTDEAETWGRKSETGQDRYLVTNRHVLDPNFRQPRGWALGGLTIRGHHQPTDPEQLPTPQEVTLKQPDVMFPSGPVDLAFVRLDSTREAASAKFNALEPSALAGKEHFESGRITVGTPVLASGYPGIGGVSADRPILVGGVVASDPRYPAAIGELCKPGEVLCHSFSWSGMSGAPVLCRIPHPTVDWESLETNSFDQAFLAGVNVGHVDINGDTTAAGTLTRFIRSDIVVDLLRGAGAKGVWRT
- a CDS encoding RICIN domain-containing protein — its product is MAFALTVGLAAVASGSASADPNGSVTPGRSQAERTAGNIPRPLALPGIRNANSGKCLLVRGTADNAPVVQISCDSQYRDQLWQIEPIDGEGRVRIRNLNSNKCLLVRGIAEGAQAVQTTCANYIDQYWILTADSLPGTTQIANANSYKCLVARGTADNAPVVQTACGQYRDQFWFVAG